ATTCCGGACTTATTTTGCCACTTTTCTCCGCGCGGCCCCGCCCCGGGCTTAAAGAGCCCGGGGCTAAATAGAGTGTTTTTTCAGGGTTTTTCCCGTGTTTCCAGCGACTCTGGCTGATCGCCGTTTTGCTTCGAGTGGGACAAAATTCACCTTTTTCCCACTCAAATCAGCGGAGATGCTGCGCGCAGAGCTTTCATTAACCTCCTCACACCTGACTCGTCAAGCCTCACCCATGCCCCCAGTCCCCTCACCCCAGGCCTCTGAATAAGGTATAATATCCTCATGCATTATCTCACTCGCCCGCCTGGCTCGGAACCAGCTATTCTGATTTTCATCGTCGCCTACCGGGCTGAACGACACATCGAATCCGTGTTTGATCGAATCCCGAAATCGGTGCTCCACGATCCGCGTGTCCGCATCCTCTGTATCGATGATGCCTCCAGCGATGCCACCTCCGAACGGGCCAGCGACTGGGCCCATCGAAACAATGTCGATAACATCGTTGTACTCAAGAACCCGGTCAACCAGGGGTACGGCGGCAACCAGAAACTCGGTTACCGCCTGGCTGTCGATCTTGGCTTTGACTTCACCATCCTGCTGCATGGCGACGGACAGTATGCTCCCGAACTGCTCGGCGAGTTCATCGACAACTGGCGCAAGACGCAGGCTGATGTGGTGCTCGGTTCACGCATGCAGTCGTGGAAGTCTGCACGGGCCGGGGGTATGCCACTCTACAAAGCACTGGGTAACCGTGTGCTGACCACATTTCAAAACAGCTTGACCGGCTTGGGCCTGACCGAATATCACACCGGCTACCGGGGCTACTCACGCCATTTTCTGGCGAGAGTTCCCTTTGAAGCCAACACCAACGATTTCCATTTCGATACGGAAATTCTGCTGCAGGCCTTGCATGTGAAAGCAAAGTTTGTCGAATTCGCTATCCCCACGCATTACGGCGACGAAGTCTGTCATGTCAATGGGATGCAATACGCCTGGGATGTGTTCAAGGCAACGATTGCCTATCGTCTACATCGGCTTGGCATGATGTGTTCGCTGAAGTACCGCGATCTCGATCCGACGCCGAAGCGCCACACTGGCCCGCGATATCTGTCACAGACCAAGGTGCTCAAGTATCTGTGGAAGAATGTCTCGCCAAAGTCAGAACCCCTCACCCCCAACCCCTCTCCCCGGGGGGTAGAGGGGGGACATGGCATCCCCAACCCCTCTCCCACCAGTGGAAAGGGGAGAACTGAGAATCCAGACGGCTCGGAATCTGTGCCACACTTCGACGGTACTCCGTCGAGGTGTGCCTCGGAACAGAGAGCGTTCCCCCGAACCATCCTTGACCTGGGTTGTGGTGCTGCTGAAGTTTCCCAGGAATGTGCCAAGCGAGGCACGCGAACCACCGGCATCGACCGACGAATCCCCGTGCCCGGTAGTCTCGATCAGTTTCATCAACTCGATCTGGAAGCTGATCCCTTGCCGGTCGATCCATTTCAGTATGATGCGATCCTGCTGCTCGATGTACTCGAAGAGTTGAACGATCCGGAAGGATTTCTTAACGCGGTGCGAAATCGAAGCGAAGTGAAGACCGGCCATGACTGGAAATCACCCATGGTAGTGGTCAGCACGCCGAACATTGGCCATTGGGCCATGCGGCTCAACCTTCTCCTGGGCAGGTTTACCTACAGTGAACGAGGCATCCTGGCGCTCGACCACAAGAGACTGTTCACGAAACGGACATTCAAACGATGCCTGCGTGACAGTGGCTACCGCATCGAAAAACTGATTCCTGTCGGCATTCCGTATCACGCGGTATACGGCAACAATCTGGGCTGGTTTCTCGAGCGCATCAGCGATGCTTTTGCCTGGCTGTTGCCGAGTGTCTTTGCGTTTTCCTTCGTGGCGATCTGTCGGCCTTTGCCTGGAGTGAAACAGGTGCTGGGGCAGGCGATTGTGCATCGCAGTGCCGGAGAAAGAAGTCAGGAACCAGTGGACAGCAACCAGAAGGAAGAACTGGTCTCTGCCTCGTTGCCTCGGTAATCATGAAACCTCTTTCATCAACCTGGAATCTTGCATTCACCTTGGGGAAAGGTGTTGAACTTGAGTTGGTCTCTAATCAGAATGAAACGTAATGATCCTTAATCTCTCGTTCCTGTTTGCTTCAATCGTCAGGGAGAAAATTCACCATGTGGAATGTTCTGCTTACACTTCTGTTGCTGGTTCCGTCGGATGGAACAGGCAACTGGCCTCAGTGGCGTGGCCCCAATCGTGATGGCGTATCGACAGAAACCGGCCTGCTGACCGAGTGGCCTAAAGATGGTCCCAAGCTGCTGTGGGAAGCCAAGGGGGCAGGGCGGGGATATGCCAGCCTGGCGATTACTGGCGGAAAAATCTACACACTCGGCGACAAAACAACGGGCGATGATGAAAGCACTTATGCCCTGTGCTTCAGCGAGGCTGATGGCAAACAGCTTTGGAAGACCAAGCTCAGCAATGCCTGGAATTCTGGCCAGCCCGATTGGCAGGGTGCCCGATCCACACCAACCGTTGATGGTGAACTGATTTATTATGTTACTCCGCAAGGCGACGTGGTCTGTCTGAAAACCGCTGATGGCAAAGAAGTCTGGCGCAAGAGCATGTCGAAGGATTTTGAAGGTGGCAAAGGCGACATCTGGGGTTTCAGCGAATCACCACTCATTGATGGCGACAAAGTGGTTGTCACGCCCGGCAAAGTCAAGAACACCATGGTGGCGCTCAATAAGAAGACCGGTGCGAAAATCTGGTCAACTTCGGTGGAGGGCGATGCTGGAGCAGGTCATTCCTCCATTATGATTTCCGAAGTGGGCAACACCAGGGTGTATGTGCAGACCACAGCCAGCAATGTTTATGGGATAGACGCCAAGAATGGCAAACTGCTGTGGAAGCACGTGATTGCTCCTCCCAGGGTTGTTTCAGTGATTCCAACGCCAGTCATCAAAGATGACCTGGTGTTGGCGATTGCCGGGTACGGCAAAGGCTCAGCCTTGCTTCGACAAGTAGCCAGCGGCAACGGCGTTCGCAAGGAAGTGATTTACGATTTCAATTCCAAGCTCGCCAACAAGCATGGTGGCGTCGTTCGCCTGGGTGACCAGATCTTTGGCTGTTCCGATGACAAACCCATCATCTGGTCGGCTGACCTGATGACCGGCAAGATCAAGGAAGGCTGGCAGAAACGAGGAAAAGGCTCCGGTTCTGTCGCCATCACCGCTGCTGATGGTCATTTGTATGTCCGGTTCCAGAACGGTTTCATTGCTCTCGTGAAAGCGGATGCTGATGAATATAAGGAAGTGGGAGCTTTCAAGATTCCACACTCCGGCAGTGCACCCAGTTGGGCACACCCCGTCATCACCGGAGGGAAGATGTACCTGCGCGAAGGGGATCACATTCTCTGTTATGATGTAATAGGGAAGTAGTAGATCAAGTTGATCAACGATTTCTCCCCTCTCCTTTTGAAAGAGAGGGGGGCTTTTTCTGTGAGAAATTACAGATACTTCAATATTCCCCCATAGCGCTTCTTGAGCCATCCGAAACCCAGACAGGGGAAGTACAGGAGCAGAATGATCAATCCCCAGACCAGGTAAACATCAGGCAGGTCGAATCCTTTGGACGACAACCCCAGGCTTTTCTGACGTTGAAAATACCAGTCAGCTGACCCATGAATGACAGGCAGGTGAATGAGATAAAAGAAAAGAGGTACTCTGCCAAAAGTCAGGAAGAAACGCTTGAACAGCGGAATAGGCCATTCGAGCAGTAATAAGAACAGCAGTGCCGGGCCGAGTGTCATCAGCAGGAACAACAGCGAAGGAGGATACTTGGTGCAGGCAATAAATGACATAGTGGTTCGCAGGTAATTGGTCGGTGATTCACCACCTGGAATGACACGCCATTTGGAAGGGTCGCCGTAGATGTTGAGGTAACGCAAGCCAAGGAACAGGCAGATGAACAGCATTCCCAGAATCAGAAGCGTCCAGCGTCTTCGGGTTGGAACCCACTTCATGATGGTCCCCAGGCCGTAGCCTGCACACATGACGCCGAACCAGGGAAGCAGCGGATATAGGCTGAAATAGACATAACCTTTCATTGGCTGAAAAGTGCGGTAGGGCGTGTGGAGCAGATCCCAGAACCAGCCATTCTCGCCGAAGAGGTAGACGAGCCAGGGTGTCTGAGTTACCAGCTTGCTGCCAGTAAGTCCATCGAAATAGTTATGCCCGCCGATGATGATACAGCCCAGCAACCCGACGCACCAGGCAGGAAGCCAGATCAGCAGGGACAATCCAACCATAGACCAGCCGATTGCCCAGATCACTTGCCACATGCCTCGATGGATTTCCCATTTCAGCGACCAGCCGAAGTGCACCACGGTCAGTTCGAGAAAGACCAGCCACAGGCCACGCGTGAGAAGGAATAAGAACAGTTGCTTTTTGGACATGCCTCGCGATTGCGACAGAAACGCCCCGACACCGGCCAGCAATACAAAAGTAGGCGCACAGAAATGAGTGAGCCAGCGTGTGAAGAATGCAGCAGGCGTTGCCAAGACAGCATTCTCTGCGGCAATAAACCCTGATGCACCCCAGAAGTCTTTAGTATGATCCAGCGCCATCAAAACGATGATGATGCCACGGAGACAATCAATGGAATCAAGCCGCTCGGGCTTGAGAGGTGGAGGATGATTCATTCAGAATGATGTATCTAAAGGATGGCGCAAGACCAAGCCCACGGACTGTAGTCCGTGGGCCTAAGTGAGATTGGACGATATCAATCAGGTATTGTCTTTCACAGTCTTCGTCTTGCCGTTAGTTTTCACGGAAGCCACGCCGGCATCGCGTTTCTGTACCGAGGAATAGAGTTCGCTGGTGCCGATAACCTGGTTATTGCCTGCACGCAGGTTGAAGAAGGCTTTGCCATTCTTGGATTCTTTCTTCTCGTAGCGATCAAGATTGGTGCAATTGGTTTGAACCGAAGCAATGCCATTCTTGGCAGAACGCTTGGTCACATATTGTTCGCTGGAAAGAATAGTTTCACCATTGGAAGCTTTGAGGACAAAGTGAAACTGACCATTCTTGCTCTTGTTGATTTCAAACCAGGCTGCCATGTCATCACTCCGTGAAGGTGTCTATTGAAAGGATCAACACCAGTCATGGTATCAGATCAAAATGGAACCACAACTATGAAGTGGGAACAACCAGTGATTTGTTGACATGAATAGAAACGCAAAAAACATAAGTCCCTGTCATAATTCTTCACACCAGGCATCAAGAATAAGCTACCCTTGATCTTGACTCGAAATAGTGTTGGGTAACAACGATGGCTGGTGGCATGGGCTTGTTGAAGCGTGTTGGTCAGGCATTGCTAGGAGGAGATTCCGCGCTGACCAAGACCATCAAGCAAGCTCAGGAAGCGATCCAGACCGGCCAGTTCGATCTGGCAGAAACAGTATTGCAGCAGGCCTATGCCAGCTTGCCGCCAGGCAAGGCATCTCTGTCACTGGCTCATGCCTATCTGAATCTTGCTCAGGCTTATGAAGAAGCAGATTCGAATCGCAAAGCATTGCCATTCTGGCTGAAAGCGGTGGATCAGTTAGAACGCTGTACCGAGGGCAATGCACGCAGCCAGTTCGTAGATACCACACTGGAAACAGCTCAACGATTGATTGCCTTGCCTGATTTGAACCATGCAGAAAAGCTGCTAAGGCTGGCAGCGAAACATGCAGAAATACTGGGTATGGTTCCGCAGCAAGCGGAAATTGCGTTCTTGCGAGCAGTATGTGCTGCCGAAGCAAAACAGCCTGCTGAGGCAGAACCCTGGTACAAACTGGTGTTTCAACTGGCTAACCAGGATGCCTGGCGGGTGCAGTGCAAATCAACCGTGCTGCGCTCAGCAGATCATCTGCTTGCCTATTATCGCAAAACAGGAAATCAGCAGGCTGCCGAGTTGCTGATTGAAGAATTGATTACGTTATACCGCCCTGTGGGTGATCAATTGCTGGTTTTGAATGATCTCTCCGCCACTGCAACCCAGGAAGGCATGAATGATATTGGTTTGATGCTGGGTTTGCGTTTCGCCCATGAAGCTGAAGCTGCGATACAGACCTATCCGAACAATGTCGAACTGGCGTTTCATTACACAGCATCCCAGGTAGGGTTAGCACAGAATTATTATCGACATCAACAAAATGATGATGCTGCCTCGCATCATGGTCGGTTGGGTCTGGATAAAGCCAGAGAATTGCTCCAACAGCCTGACACGCAACAGTATGCAGGTATTGGCTCTGCAGCACTGCAGGCACTGGCGTTGCCTCTGCTACGGTCGGGCCGATATGAAGAAGGCCGACCATTGATCGAGGAAATGCATCAGCAGATTGCAGGACAGTTAGGAGACCGCAGTCCTGAATTCGCCAAGTTCCTCTGGGATGCCAGCGATTTATACAGTCATATCGATTCTGGTTTGGCTTTAACGCTGAATCAGCAGGCAGTAAAACTGTACGAAGCCATCCTGGGAGAACAAAGCCCGGAACTGGTTTATCCGTTACATACGCTTTCAGATCGTTATGCAGTCTACGGTGATCCGTTAGCTGCGGAAGCAACTTCGAAACGTGCCATCCAGATAATTGAGGAAGTCTACGGGAAAGATCATCCAAGCCTGTTGGAGCAGAATCTGCTGGGCAAACACACTTTACAGCTTATGGAAGTGAGAAGCTGGGAAGAGGCTGAATTGCAAGCCAAAAAAGGTGTGACGCTGGCGTATGAATACTATCCACACGAAGTGCAGGCAATTGCATCTGCACTCACTACCGTTTCCGCCTGCATGTATATGCAGAAACGATATGCAGAAGCAGTCGAGCCACTTCGCGAATATCAGCAACTCGCTGAAAGCCGATGCGGGAAACAATCGGAAGAATATCTCGATGCCATGTTGCGCCAAGGCATCAGATATTTCGCCAGCGGTGATTCTACCAAGGCTTGGGATTGTCTGGAAATAGTGCATCCATTAGCAAAAGACCTCAATAAAGAACCAGTTTTCATGTTGAACCTGGCGTTCTTTCAGTCGTTGATCCAGCAGCGACTGGGAAGCAATACCAAGGCAACTTTTTTTGATAACAAAGCACATTCGATTTTGAAAACGACATATCCGCCTGAAAGTATGCCTGTTCGCTATGTCACCACCATTCTCGATCTGATTGACACCGGCGATGCTGCTGGTGTTTTGCACAGCATGGATATTTGGCTCACTCGTGCTGAACAATTACTGGATCGCATCAGTCCGGAGTGGCAGGCCAAATTGATGGAATGTCGAAGCAGACAAGCCTCAGCGTATGGCCAGCATGAACAAGCCTGGCAACTTCTGATGGAAGCTTCTCAAAAACTGATGGATAAGAAATCGGAAGAGCCATTGTTGCAGGCGAATCTGTGGGAGAGGCATGCACTAAGGGCATACCAATTGGGACACCTGGAAGCAGCTGGCGAATCTCTGAAACATTCAACGATGCTTCGACAAACGTTTTTGCCTGGGACATCATTCATCACGGAAGATTTCATCAATCGGATTGAAAGTGCAAAAGAAAGAAACTAATTGAATTTCTGATCTACGGATCAATCCGCAACCAGGTCGATTCCAGGACCACAGTAAGCAACAGAAGAACGACGAAAGTGAGAATCAGCCACGGTCGCAGTTCCACATAATCGGTGACAACGAAACTCTCCATGCGAGACTTTTCC
This DNA window, taken from Planctomycetia bacterium, encodes the following:
- a CDS encoding glycosyltransferase, with the translated sequence MHYLTRPPGSEPAILIFIVAYRAERHIESVFDRIPKSVLHDPRVRILCIDDASSDATSERASDWAHRNNVDNIVVLKNPVNQGYGGNQKLGYRLAVDLGFDFTILLHGDGQYAPELLGEFIDNWRKTQADVVLGSRMQSWKSARAGGMPLYKALGNRVLTTFQNSLTGLGLTEYHTGYRGYSRHFLARVPFEANTNDFHFDTEILLQALHVKAKFVEFAIPTHYGDEVCHVNGMQYAWDVFKATIAYRLHRLGMMCSLKYRDLDPTPKRHTGPRYLSQTKVLKYLWKNVSPKSEPLTPNPSPRGVEGGHGIPNPSPTSGKGRTENPDGSESVPHFDGTPSRCASEQRAFPRTILDLGCGAAEVSQECAKRGTRTTGIDRRIPVPGSLDQFHQLDLEADPLPVDPFQYDAILLLDVLEELNDPEGFLNAVRNRSEVKTGHDWKSPMVVVSTPNIGHWAMRLNLLLGRFTYSERGILALDHKRLFTKRTFKRCLRDSGYRIEKLIPVGIPYHAVYGNNLGWFLERISDAFAWLLPSVFAFSFVAICRPLPGVKQVLGQAIVHRSAGERSQEPVDSNQKEELVSASLPR
- a CDS encoding PQQ-like beta-propeller repeat protein is translated as MWNVLLTLLLLVPSDGTGNWPQWRGPNRDGVSTETGLLTEWPKDGPKLLWEAKGAGRGYASLAITGGKIYTLGDKTTGDDESTYALCFSEADGKQLWKTKLSNAWNSGQPDWQGARSTPTVDGELIYYVTPQGDVVCLKTADGKEVWRKSMSKDFEGGKGDIWGFSESPLIDGDKVVVTPGKVKNTMVALNKKTGAKIWSTSVEGDAGAGHSSIMISEVGNTRVYVQTTASNVYGIDAKNGKLLWKHVIAPPRVVSVIPTPVIKDDLVLAIAGYGKGSALLRQVASGNGVRKEVIYDFNSKLANKHGGVVRLGDQIFGCSDDKPIIWSADLMTGKIKEGWQKRGKGSGSVAITAADGHLYVRFQNGFIALVKADADEYKEVGAFKIPHSGSAPSWAHPVITGGKMYLREGDHILCYDVIGK
- a CDS encoding DUF1624 domain-containing protein, whose amino-acid sequence is MNHPPPLKPERLDSIDCLRGIIIVLMALDHTKDFWGASGFIAAENAVLATPAAFFTRWLTHFCAPTFVLLAGVGAFLSQSRGMSKKQLFLFLLTRGLWLVFLELTVVHFGWSLKWEIHRGMWQVIWAIGWSMVGLSLLIWLPAWCVGLLGCIIIGGHNYFDGLTGSKLVTQTPWLVYLFGENGWFWDLLHTPYRTFQPMKGYVYFSLYPLLPWFGVMCAGYGLGTIMKWVPTRRRWTLLILGMLFICLFLGLRYLNIYGDPSKWRVIPGGESPTNYLRTTMSFIACTKYPPSLLFLLMTLGPALLFLLLLEWPIPLFKRFFLTFGRVPLFFYLIHLPVIHGSADWYFQRQKSLGLSSKGFDLPDVYLVWGLIILLLYFPCLGFGWLKKRYGGILKYL
- a CDS encoding YegP family protein, coding for MAAWFEINKSKNGQFHFVLKASNGETILSSEQYVTKRSAKNGIASVQTNCTNLDRYEKKESKNGKAFFNLRAGNNQVIGTSELYSSVQKRDAGVASVKTNGKTKTVKDNT